Proteins encoded in a region of the Takifugu flavidus isolate HTHZ2018 chromosome 10, ASM371156v2, whole genome shotgun sequence genome:
- the rnf115a gene encoding E3 ubiquitin-protein ligase RNF115, with product MAEAAAVAPHRFFCHCCKGEVNPKLPEYICPRCDSGFIEEVTEDSSLLEGGANGIDDTAAHFAELWHLLLMERPFTDGDLPDSESRGRLGGVSDLGGLGGGPIGGSVPAGLGGSMGGLLGSGEHWGPGRPRRLHSHRRYRSRGSNRPDRSPAVEGIVQQFLTSLFANPGVPGSPPFSWTGMLHSNPGDYAWGQGGLDAVITQLLGQLENTGPPPAEKEKISSLPTVNISQEQADCCMECPVCKEDFSVGEPVRQLPCNHFFHSDCIVPWLEMHDTCPVCRKSLNGEDSSSQPPSESPSLSMDPRTQERWSF from the exons ATGGCGGAGGCTGCGGCTGTAGCACCGCACCGCTTTTTCTGTCACTGTTGTAAGGGAGAGGTGAACCCCAAACTCCCG GAATACATTTGTCCGAGATGTGACTCGGGGTTTATAGAGGAAGTAACGGAAGACTCCAG TCTCCTCGAGGGTGGCGCTAATGGGATAGATGACACAGCCGCACATTTTGCAGAG CTCTGGCACCTCTTGTTAATGGAGCGGCCGTTTACAGACGGCGACTTGCCTGACTCGGAATCTCGGGGGCGTTTGGGTGGTGTCAGCGACCTCGGCGGACTGGGTGGGGGGCCCATAGGTGGCTCGGTCCCTGCAGGTTTAGGGGGGAGTATGGGGGGTCTACTAGGATCTGGGGAACACTGGGGACCAGGACGTCCCCGGCGCCTGCACAGCCACAGGAGATACAGGTCCAGAGGCAGCAACAGGCCGGACCGCTCGCCTGCTGTTGAAGG AATTGTACAGCAGTTTCTTACCAGCCTTTTTGCCAACCCTGGAGTTCCAGGCTCGCCTCCCTTCTCGTG GACAGGGATGTTGCACTCAAACCCAGGGGATTACGCATGGGGACAAGGAGGGTTAGATGCTGTTATAACACAG TTACTCGGTCAGTTGGAAAACACGGGCCCTCCtccagcagagaaagagaagatCTCTTCTCTCCCAACTGTTAATATCTCTCAGGAACAAGCAG ACTGCTGTATGGAATGTCCAGTGTGCAAAGAGGACTTTTCTGTGGGGGAACCAGTCAGACAGCTACCCTGTAACCACTTCTTTCACTCAGACTGTATAGTTCCATGGCTGGAAATG CACGACACGTGTCCAGTGTGTAGGAAGAGTTTAAACGGAgaagacagcagcagccagccccCATCAGagtccccctccctctccatgGACCCTCGCACACAGGAGAGGTGGTCTTTCTGA
- the gba gene encoding lysosomal acid glucosylceramidase — MGLSLPSLVLLLVCYLNVEETFGSGSSKCIARKFGHDSVVCECNSTYCDSVGSVTLPPVGHFSSYLSSMSGSRLEAGQGQVQVNSTAEGLRLTIVPHQKYQKIKGFGGAMTDAAAINILSLSSAAQDQLLRQYFSAEGIGYTVVRVPMASCDFSTRLYTYADTPGDYNLDRFKLAPEDVNMKIPLLQRAQALSPLPLSLMASAWSAPAWMKTNGALVGKGSLKGQPGGREHKTWAHYYIRFLEEYAKYNLTFWALTTGNEPSAGMMTNYSFQALGFTPREQRDWVSLDLGPAVHASAFPHMHVLILDDNRLLLPYWAKIVLSDVHAGRYVHGVAVHWYMDSLVPAEMTLGVTHHLYPEYYLFGTEACAGWNPLDRGVKLGSWRRAEQYAHDIIEDLNHYVVGWTDWNLALDHIGGPNWVKNYVDSTIIVDAQRDVFYKQPTFYSMAHFSKFLWEGSQRVGVSSNQETDLGYSAFIRPDGSVVLIVLNRSPSAVQFEVWDPSVGYVPATAPAHSLLTLAWKTV; from the exons ATGGGGTTGTCGCTGCCATCACTGGTGCTTCTGTTGGTCTGTTACCTCAATGTGGAAGAGACTTTTGGCTCAG GAAGTTCCAAATGTATCGCCAGGAAGTTTGGCCATGACTCAGTGGTGTGCGAGTGTAATTCAACCTACTGTGACAGTGTTGGCAGCGTCACCTTGCCTCCTGTGGGTCATTTCTCCTCCTACCTAAGCAGCATGTCTGGCAGCAGGCTGGAGGCCGGTCAGGGTCAGGTCCAGGTGAACAGCACCGCCGAAG GCCTCAGGCTAACCATCGTCCCACACCAGAAGTACCAGAAGATTAAAGGGTTTGGTGGCGCTATGACAGATGCAGCAGCTATTAACATCCTGTCGCTCTCTTCCGCGGCTCAAGATCAGCTGCTGCGGCAGTACTTTTCCGCTGAAG GTATTGGCTACACTGTGGTGCGTGTGCCCATGGCCAGCTGTGACTTCTCCACCCGTTTGTACACGTATGCTGATACTCCTGGCGACTACAACCTGGATCGTTTTAAACTGGCCCCCGAGGACGTCAACATGAAG ATCCCGCTCCTGCAGCGCGCCCAGGCTctatctcctcttcctctctctttgaTGGCCAGTGCCTGGAGCGCTCCTGCCTGGATGAAAACTAATGGCGCACTTGTAGGGAAGGGTTCGCTCAAGGGCCAACCAGGGGGCAGGGAGCACAAAACCTGGGCTCACTATTATATCAG GTTCCTTGAGGAATACGCAAAATACAATTTGACCTTTTGGGCGCTGACCACGGGGAACGAGCCGTCCGCAGGAATGATGACGAACTACAG cttccAGGCTCTGGGTTTCACTCCCCGTGAGCAACGGGACTGGGTGTCTCTGGACCTGGGCCCTGCTGTGCATGCTTCTGCATTCCCCCACATGCACGTACTCATACTGGATGACAACCGCCTGCTGTTGCCTTACTGGGCTAAAATA GTCCTGAGCGATGTCCACGCGGGGCGTTACGTCCACGGCGTGGCAGTTCACTGGTACATGGACAGCTTGGTCCCGGCTGAAATGACCCTGGGGGTCACCCACCACCTCTACCCGGAATATTACCTGTTCGGCACGGAGGCGTGCGCTGGCTGGAACCCGCTGGACAGAGGGGTGAAGCTGGGCAGCTGGCGGAGGGCCGAACAGTACGCACATGATATCATAGAG GACTTGAATCATTATGTGGTGGGCTGGACGGACTGGAACCTGGCGTTGGACCACATCGGTGGACCAAACTGGGTCAAAAACTACGTGGACAGCACCATCATCGTGGATGCACAGCGGGACGTCTTCTACAAGCAGCCGACGTTCTACAGCATGGCCCACTTCAG CAAGTTCCTGTGGGAGGGGTCCCAGAGAGTGGGCGTGTCCTCCAATCAGGAAACAGACCTGGGCTACTCCGCCTTCATCAGGCCCGATGGCTCAGTCGTTCTCATCGTACTCAACAG GTCGCCGTCTGCGGTCCAGTTTGAGGTGTGGGACCCCTCCGTGGGCTACGTGCCCGCCACCGCTCCGGCTCATTCTCTGCTCACACTGGCTTGGAAAACAGTCTGA
- the dap3 gene encoding 28S ribosomal protein S29, mitochondrial has protein sequence MVLHRLPLRLRQTVRHVRPLHTTAFGQQQEAVATATEPGPFSVFRTQENDPAFQSEKHIGQYYTLPSAHIHTMFPHGLPRRYQLQIKTFNEACMMVRSPALEVISYLKKTDDRNPAVRYLFYGLKGSGKTMSLCHVVHFCYTQGWLVLHIPDAHIWVKNCKELLPSSYNNARFDQPLQATDWLRNFRTTNENFLSKIKTKHRYVWTKRESTEEGSTLRELVDQGISRMKSSSDVVGAVMKELRLQSGQPESNFRLAVAVDGVNALWGRSTIKKEDKSFVDPEELTLVYNLRKLMKNDWAGGAIVTTLSQTGSLYTSRDQYLPQELLGEKGFDNMDPFIPVSVPNYSEKEFESCYLYYNDRHWLQHPQSLTEDGKKELIFLSNRNPYTFERICASL, from the exons ATGGTGCTCCACAGGTTGCCTTTAAGGCTACGACAAACA GTAAGACACGTGAGGCCCCTTCACACCACTGCATtcggtcagcagcaggaggcggtTGCTACAGCAACAGAACCTGGACCCTTCTCAGTTTTCAGAACACAAGAGAATGACCCG GCGTTCCAGTCTGAGAAGCATATTGGACAGTATTACACGCTCCCctctgcacacattcacaccatGTTTCCTCATGGACTTCCTCGGCGCTATCAACTACAG ATCAAGACATTCAATGAAGCCTGTATGATGGTGAGGTCACCCGCTCTAGAGGTCATCTCTTACCTAAAGAAAACAGATGACAGAAATCCTGCTGTGCGATATTTATTCT ATGGCTTGAAGGGAAGTGGGAAGACAATGTCGCTCTGCCACGTCGTGCACTTCTGTTATACGCAGGGATGGCTGGTGTTGCACATTCCCGACG CTCACATCTGGGTGAAGAACTGTAAGGAGCTGCTCCCCTCCTCCTACAATAATGCTCGGTTTGATCAGCCACTGCAAGCTACTGACTGGTTACGCAACTTCAGAACCACCAATGAGAACTTCCTCTCTAAG ATCAAGACGAAACATCGCTACGTGTGGACAAAGAGGGAGTCCACCGAGGAGGGGAGCACgctcagagagctggtggatcAG GGTATCAGCcgcatgaagagcagcagcgacGTGGTCGGGGCAGTGATGAAGGAGCTGAGGCTGCAAAGCGGGCAGCCGGAGTCAAACTTCCGCCTCGCCGTGGCTGTGGATGGCGTCAACGCTCTGTGGGGTAGATCGACCATCAAGAAGGAGGACAAGAGCTTT GTGGATCCAGAGGAGCTGaccttggtttataacctgagGAAGCTGATGAAGAACGACTGG gctGGAGGTGCCATCGTCACCACTCTGTCCCAGACAGGGTCCCTCTACACTTCCAGAGATCAATATTTACCCCAAGAGTTGCTGGGAGAG AAGGGCTTTGACAACATGGACCCATTCATCCCCGTGTCGGTGCCAAACTACAGCGAGAAGGAGTTTGAGAGTTGTTACCTGTACTACAATGACCGCCACTGGCTGCAGCATCCACAGA GCCTAACAGAAGATGGGAAGAAAGAACTCATCTTTCTGAGCAACAGAAATCCATACACGTTTGAGAGAATTTGTGCCTCGCTGTGA